The Parambassis ranga chromosome 19, fParRan2.1, whole genome shotgun sequence genome contains a region encoding:
- the LOC114451509 gene encoding troponin I, fast skeletal muscle-like, with protein MATEKRLSARRKHTLKSCMLVVANNLLEAEAAVKAGEREKFLADKCPPMDLPYSKDELVELCKKLHEQVIISEDERYCIEFKLNMVLNEVQDLNIKIVDLRGKFKRPRLKKVRMSADAMLKALLGSKHTVNMDLRANLKQVKKEVKEEDKQLRDVGDWRKNIEDKSDRKKMFDS; from the exons ATGGCCACCGA gaagAGACTGTCCGCCAGGCGTAAGCACACTCTGAAG AGCTGCATGCTGGTGGTGGCGAACAACCTGCTGgaagctgaagcagcagtgaaGGCCGGGGAGAGGGAGAAGTTTCTGGCAGACAAATGTCCTCCTATGGATCTGCCGTACTCCAAGGACGAGCTGGTG GAACTTTGCAAGAAGCTTCATGAGCAGGTCATCATCAGCGAAGATGAGAGATACTGCATAGAGTTCAAACTGAACATGGTGCTGAATGAG GTCCAGGACCTCAATATCAAGATTGTGGACCTGAGGGGAAAGTTCAAGAGACCACGGCTGAAGAAGGTGCGCATGTCCGCCGACGCCATGCTGAAGGCTCTGCTGGGCTccaaacacacagtcaacatGGACCTGAGGGCCAACCTGAAGCAGGTCAagaaggaggtgaaggaggag gacAAGCAGCTGCGTGACGTCGGAGACTGGCGTAAGAACATCGAAGACAAGTCCGATAGGAAGAAGATGTTCGATAGTTAG
- the LOC114451508 gene encoding troponin I, fast skeletal muscle-like → MSEKKMSSSRKHHLKSLMLSIAKDLLEEEEREREEAKRQYMSDSCPPLSMPRTMQELQELCREIHHKIDAIDEERYDLDMKVTKSNKEIDDLKIKVQDLMGKFKKPVLRKVRMSADAMLKALLGSKHTVNLDLRANLKQVKKEVKEEDKELRDVGDWRKNIEDKSGMDGRKKMFETEA, encoded by the exons ATGTCAGA GAAGAAGATGTCCTCGAGTCGCAAGCATCACCTGAAG AGTTTGATGCTGTCCATCGCCAAAGActtactggaggaggaggagagggaacgGGAGGAGGCCAAGAGGCAGTATATGTCCGACAGCTGTCCCCCTCTGTCCATGCCCCGGACcatgcaggagctgcag gagCTCTGCAGAGAGATCCACCACAAGATCGATGCGATTGACGAGGAGCGATACGACCTGGACATGAAGGTCACCAAATCCAACAAGGAG ATCGATGATCTGAAGATCAAAGTCCAGGATCTGATGGGTAAGTTTAAGAAGCCCGTCCTGAGGAAGGTGCGCATGTCCGCCGACGCCATGCTGAAGGCTCTGCTGGGCTCCAAACACACGGTCAACCTGGACCTGAGGGCCAACCTGAAGCAGGTCAagaaggaggtgaaggaggag GATAAGGAGCTGCGTGACGTTGGTGACTGGCGCAAAAACATCGAAGACAAATCTGGCATGGACGGGAGGAAGAAGATGTTTGAGACCGAGGCTTGA